In Kaistella faecalis, a genomic segment contains:
- a CDS encoding M23 family metallopeptidase: MKKKTSVLIVDNSGKDNQLIQIPTRLLLHWKKFLLVFNVLVILMFGILALIIYQKTSTHYQEKLAQANKVKSLIDLKKVKESFKAIDESIYRINGFLDARGLHDFKLANSGGEYEDFEITDINEISEYYENKIQGIEKTLNITPLGLPVSGEISSEFGYRQNPFGDYSTEQHFGLDFRGKTGDPVRATAHGKVEFAGVKGGYGNCIIISHGNDLKTLFGHLSKINVKVGQHIEIGDYIGDIGSTGRSSGPHLHYEIIQNNKKVNPKHYLKL, translated from the coding sequence TTGAAAAAGAAAACTTCGGTACTTATTGTAGACAATTCAGGGAAGGATAACCAGCTTATCCAGATTCCTACCCGGTTACTCCTGCACTGGAAAAAATTTCTCTTAGTTTTTAATGTTTTGGTGATCCTGATGTTTGGCATTCTGGCACTCATCATCTACCAGAAAACCAGTACGCATTATCAGGAGAAGCTTGCCCAGGCCAATAAAGTCAAAAGTTTAATCGATCTGAAAAAGGTAAAAGAATCCTTCAAGGCGATAGATGAAAGTATTTACAGAATCAACGGATTTCTGGATGCGCGGGGTTTGCATGATTTTAAATTAGCCAATTCCGGGGGCGAATACGAAGATTTTGAAATTACAGATATCAACGAGATTTCTGAGTATTACGAAAATAAAATCCAGGGAATCGAGAAGACGCTTAACATTACTCCCTTGGGATTGCCGGTTTCCGGAGAGATAAGTTCGGAATTCGGGTACCGCCAGAATCCATTTGGAGACTATTCTACAGAGCAGCATTTCGGTTTGGATTTCCGGGGTAAAACTGGTGATCCTGTGCGCGCGACCGCCCACGGAAAAGTAGAATTTGCCGGCGTAAAAGGCGGTTACGGAAACTGCATCATCATCAGCCACGGTAACGATCTGAAAACACTTTTCGGACACTTATCCAAAATAAATGTAAAGGTAGGCCAGCATATCGAAATCGGCGATTATATTGGAGATATTGGCAGTACCGGCAGAAGTTCGGGTCCGCATCTGCATTATGAAATCATTCAGAATAACAAAAAAGTAAATCCAAAACACTATTTAAAACTTTAA
- a CDS encoding cation:proton antiporter, with product MGHLPKLIEDLALILIVAAFVVLIFRKIKQPLVLGYIIAGFLVSPNFKIFPSVVDMTNIKTLAEIGVIFLLFSLGLEFSFKKLMNVGGSASITAFVEIIFITIAGYYTGRMLGWSTMDSLFLGGMLASSSTTIIIRAFDELGVKTKNFAKTVFGVLVVEDIVVILLMVLLSTIAVTKEFEGTQILFTVAKLLFFLSLWFLLGIFLLPTLLKKIKPLIDDEILMILSIGLCLGMVLIATSVGFSAELGAFVMGSIIAETKIAEKVEHTLKSVKDLFGAVFFVSVGMMINYDAMITYAWPILVVTLLTLFGKLFSSTLGALISGQPLKQSVQVGMSMAQIGEFAFIVATLGLSLGVISDFLFPVAVGVSAITTFTTPYLIKFSEPFYNWLVKVVPPKYIAKINKYSTNTQNIQAETNWQTILKNYGRIVVINGIIIVAIYLLFSRFIIPAINENLDSNDIKNIIGNALPVLFILPFLWALMVKRPSSVAYKELWTKTKYNRGPLLIIEIARIAFGIGILGFFLDRFASTTISFFITIPVAIILMIIFSKRINKFYNRIEKRFITNLNDRSENIQSEAITRLAGNSEVTNNLAAWDVHIVELEVKPLADFVGKNLLDLQWREKFGVNVGYIKRGEKLIHTPDRFEVLMPYDKVGIIATDDQLQIFKPIFDSQELIIEEDINHIKLGKILINHHSPKKGLSIRESGIRDKTDGLVIAIRRGDERILNPESSEILQVDDIVWVVGNRKKIEKLNIEI from the coding sequence ATGGGCCACTTACCTAAGTTAATTGAAGATCTAGCATTAATACTTATTGTAGCAGCATTTGTTGTTCTGATTTTCAGAAAAATAAAACAGCCACTGGTTTTAGGATATATTATTGCGGGATTTCTGGTAAGCCCTAATTTCAAAATTTTCCCTTCAGTGGTTGATATGACCAATATCAAAACTCTGGCGGAAATAGGGGTGATCTTCCTCCTTTTCAGTCTGGGACTGGAATTCAGTTTCAAGAAACTGATGAATGTGGGCGGTTCGGCGTCCATCACTGCGTTTGTAGAGATTATCTTCATCACCATTGCCGGCTACTACACCGGCCGCATGCTCGGCTGGAGTACCATGGACAGTTTGTTTCTTGGTGGTATGCTCGCCAGTTCCTCGACCACAATTATCATCCGGGCTTTCGACGAGCTGGGGGTCAAAACCAAAAACTTTGCAAAAACGGTCTTTGGGGTTCTGGTCGTCGAGGATATTGTCGTCATCTTACTGATGGTTTTGCTTTCCACAATCGCCGTAACCAAAGAATTTGAAGGCACCCAAATTCTGTTTACCGTAGCCAAACTGCTATTCTTCCTGAGTCTGTGGTTCCTGTTGGGAATCTTCTTATTGCCTACCCTATTAAAGAAAATAAAGCCGCTGATTGATGACGAAATCCTGATGATACTTTCTATCGGTCTTTGTTTGGGTATGGTTCTTATCGCAACATCAGTAGGATTTTCAGCTGAACTTGGAGCTTTCGTAATGGGTTCCATCATCGCTGAAACTAAAATCGCTGAAAAGGTAGAACATACGCTGAAATCGGTAAAAGACCTTTTCGGTGCGGTATTCTTCGTTTCTGTCGGGATGATGATTAATTATGATGCCATGATCACTTATGCATGGCCAATTTTAGTCGTTACGCTGTTAACATTATTCGGTAAACTTTTCAGTTCCACACTGGGAGCGCTTATTTCCGGGCAGCCGCTTAAACAGTCGGTTCAGGTCGGGATGAGTATGGCCCAGATTGGCGAATTTGCGTTCATTGTAGCCACGCTTGGCTTATCGCTTGGTGTAATTTCAGACTTCCTGTTCCCCGTGGCCGTAGGAGTGTCTGCAATTACAACGTTTACGACGCCTTATCTGATTAAATTCTCTGAACCTTTTTACAACTGGCTGGTGAAGGTGGTTCCACCTAAATACATCGCCAAAATCAATAAATATTCTACCAATACCCAGAATATTCAGGCCGAAACCAACTGGCAGACCATTCTGAAAAATTACGGAAGGATTGTGGTGATCAACGGAATTATTATTGTGGCCATTTATCTGCTGTTCTCCCGATTTATTATTCCGGCCATTAATGAAAACCTGGACAGCAATGACATTAAAAACATCATCGGGAATGCACTTCCGGTACTCTTTATTCTGCCGTTTTTATGGGCTTTAATGGTGAAAAGACCGAGTTCTGTCGCCTACAAAGAATTGTGGACGAAGACCAAATACAACCGCGGGCCGCTGCTTATCATCGAGATTGCAAGAATTGCGTTCGGTATAGGGATTTTGGGCTTCTTTCTTGACCGTTTTGCATCTACCACCATTTCCTTCTTCATCACGATTCCGGTGGCAATTATTTTAATGATAATATTCTCGAAAAGAATCAACAAATTTTATAACCGGATCGAGAAAAGATTTATTACCAACCTTAATGACAGATCAGAAAATATTCAGAGTGAAGCCATTACAAGACTTGCCGGAAATTCTGAAGTAACCAATAACCTGGCCGCCTGGGATGTGCATATTGTAGAACTTGAAGTGAAACCTCTTGCCGATTTCGTGGGTAAAAACCTTCTGGATTTGCAGTGGCGCGAAAAATTCGGTGTGAATGTAGGATATATTAAAAGAGGCGAAAAACTGATTCATACACCCGACCGTTTTGAAGTACTGATGCCATACGATAAAGTGGGAATTATTGCGACGGATGATCAGTTGCAGATTTTCAAACCGATTTTCGACAGTCAGGAGTTGATCATTGAAGAAGATATTAACCACATTAAACTCGGCAAAATCCTCATCAATCATCATTCACCTAAGAAAGGGCTAAGCATCCGCGAATCCGGAATACGCGATAAAACTGACGGATTGGTTATCGCAATACGGCGTGGCGACGAGAGAATCCTGAATCCGGAATCTTCAGAAATCCTTCAGGTTGATGATATTGTATGGGTCGTAGGAAACCGCAAGAAAATCGAGAAGCTAAACATCGAAATCTAA
- a CDS encoding bactofilin family protein — MLRIKKNQSDSISQLDNAPISTVLGSEIMFTGDIQGSQTIKIDGKVKGNVQVENGVILGEKAHIEGDLKSKNIIVFGNILGNIYCNELIIKKCGTVNGDIQTKTIEIEMGGKYNGKLKMDALQQPEEVM; from the coding sequence ATGCTCAGAATCAAAAAAAACCAGTCCGACAGTATTTCACAGCTGGACAATGCTCCAATAAGTACTGTTTTAGGATCAGAAATAATGTTCACCGGTGATATACAGGGAAGCCAAACCATAAAAATAGACGGGAAAGTAAAAGGTAATGTTCAGGTTGAAAATGGGGTGATTCTGGGAGAAAAAGCCCATATAGAAGGCGATTTGAAAAGTAAGAACATCATCGTATTCGGCAATATTCTCGGCAATATTTACTGCAATGAACTCATCATCAAAAAATGCGGAACGGTAAACGGCGACATCCAGACCAAAACCATAGAGATCGAAATGGGCGGCAAGTACAACGGAAAACTGAAAATGGATGCGCTGCAGCAGCCGGAAGAAGTGATGTAG
- a CDS encoding helix-turn-helix domain-containing protein produces the protein MSTHHYLKSGAHPYPHIGEFIRAKLRELHVSSPEAARRLGVSTSAVHAYYKQPSLQFGIIWKLSMALNYDLLSDLIARYPQNFPVKPNPKLAELEKEVEILRGLLKR, from the coding sequence ATGTCAACACACCATTATCTGAAATCCGGTGCTCATCCGTACCCGCATATTGGGGAATTTATCCGCGCGAAGCTCCGTGAGCTGCATGTATCGTCGCCCGAAGCGGCAAGAAGGTTGGGTGTTTCCACCAGCGCGGTGCACGCGTATTATAAGCAGCCCTCGCTGCAGTTTGGGATCATCTGGAAACTTTCGATGGCGCTGAATTACGATCTGCTGTCGGATCTTATTGCCCGTTACCCGCAGAATTTCCCGGTAAAGCCCAACCCAAAATTGGCGGAGCTGGAAAAGGAGGTGGAGATTTTGAGGGGGTTGTTGAAGAGGTAG